From Sporosarcina sp. Te-1, the proteins below share one genomic window:
- the whiA gene encoding DNA-binding protein WhiA produces MSFAAEVKKELTQVESDDCCIKAEISAFIRMNGALSFSNKQLSLDVQTENAAIARRLYSNVKKLYPYKVELLVRKKMRLKKNNIYICRIREGAKQLLEDLYILTGTFQFNNEIAAPLVENDCCKRAYLRGAFLAGGSVNNPETSSYHLEMFSFYKEHSEALVEMMNSFYLNAKSIERKKGYIAYLKEAEKISDFLSLIGAHVSLMKFEDVRILRDMRNSVNRLVNCETANLNKTIGAAQRQVENIKFIESTIGIDQLPDRLQEIARLRVENQDVTLKELGEMVSGGPVSKSGVNHRLRKIEEIADKLRGGGIQ; encoded by the coding sequence ATGTCTTTTGCGGCAGAAGTGAAGAAGGAATTGACGCAGGTGGAGTCTGATGATTGTTGCATCAAAGCCGAGATTTCGGCATTCATTCGGATGAATGGCGCTTTATCCTTCTCGAACAAACAGCTGAGCCTGGATGTTCAAACAGAAAACGCGGCGATTGCCAGGCGTCTGTATTCCAATGTCAAGAAACTGTATCCTTATAAAGTGGAATTGCTTGTACGTAAAAAAATGAGACTGAAAAAGAACAATATATACATATGTAGAATCAGGGAGGGTGCCAAACAGCTTCTCGAGGATTTGTATATTTTGACCGGCACGTTTCAGTTCAACAATGAGATTGCCGCTCCATTAGTCGAAAATGACTGTTGCAAACGAGCGTATTTGAGAGGCGCCTTCTTGGCCGGCGGTTCGGTGAACAACCCCGAAACATCTTCCTATCATTTGGAGATGTTCTCTTTCTATAAAGAGCATAGTGAGGCGCTAGTGGAAATGATGAACAGTTTTTATCTAAATGCCAAATCGATTGAGCGGAAAAAAGGATATATCGCGTACTTGAAAGAGGCGGAGAAAATATCGGATTTCCTCAGTCTGATTGGCGCCCATGTTTCTTTGATGAAATTTGAGGATGTCCGGATTTTGAGGGATATGCGTAATAGTGTCAATCGACTCGTGAACTGCGAGACTGCCAACCTGAATAAAACAATCGGTGCGGCACAGCGTCAAGTGGAAAATATCAAATTCATCGAAAGTACGATTGGCATCGATCAATTGCCGGACCGCCTTCAGGAAATTGCCCGGCTGCGCGTGGAAAATCAGGATGTGACCCTTAAGGAATTAGGGGAAATGGTCTCGGGCGGACCGGTCAGTAAATCAGGCGTGAATCATCGGCTGCGCAAAATCGAAGAGATTGCAGATAAACTTCGGGGCGGCGGCATTCAATAA
- a CDS encoding YgcG family protein codes for MRTASRFILMALILVAAILPGRALAADVPPWNEYDYYVQDHANILSEEQKAELNRLGKQLNEATTAELAILTLPSIGDDPVEEFAVDALRQYGLGKKGKDNGALLVVTTDPNSDGRRWFHLTVGYGLEGALPDGKVGRIIDEVSMPYLEKNNPEPDMAITEAYKAFYNEIAKEYGWNGELAQVQTVETQNNDGGLGIPSPIVILIVIYLLYRMFGSGGGRGGGGGPGRRSRSRGPIFFPGSFGGGGGFGGGGGGFGGGGGFSGGGGSGGGGGAGRSW; via the coding sequence ATGCGCACCGCATCCCGCTTCATCCTGATGGCCCTCATTCTCGTGGCGGCCATCCTGCCGGGACGGGCATTGGCAGCGGATGTCCCTCCTTGGAACGAATATGATTATTACGTGCAAGATCACGCGAATATTTTATCGGAAGAGCAAAAAGCGGAATTGAACCGGTTAGGGAAACAGTTGAATGAAGCGACGACAGCAGAACTGGCGATTCTTACATTGCCTAGCATCGGTGATGATCCAGTAGAAGAGTTTGCAGTGGATGCTCTCCGTCAATATGGATTGGGTAAGAAAGGGAAAGATAATGGGGCTCTCTTGGTTGTTACGACAGATCCAAACTCAGATGGTAGGCGATGGTTCCACTTAACTGTAGGTTACGGCTTAGAGGGTGCATTACCGGATGGAAAAGTGGGACGGATCATCGATGAAGTCTCCATGCCCTATTTGGAAAAAAATAATCCCGAACCAGACATGGCCATAACAGAAGCATACAAAGCATTCTATAATGAAATCGCAAAAGAATATGGCTGGAACGGAGAACTTGCACAAGTACAAACCGTAGAAACCCAAAATAATGACGGCGGATTAGGAATTCCAAGTCCTATCGTCATCTTAATCGTCATTTATCTCCTATACCGAATGTTCGGAAGCGGCGGAGGCCGCGGAGGCGGTGGCGGACCAGGCAGACGCAGCAGATCACGCGGACCAATCTTCTTCCCAGGATCATTTGGTGGCGGAGGCGGTTTCGGTGGCGGAGGTGGCGGCTTCGGCGGAGGCGGTGGATTCTCCGGCGGCGGTGGCTCCGGTGGCGGAGGCGGCGCTGGACGAAGCTGGTAA
- the clpP gene encoding ATP-dependent Clp endopeptidase proteolytic subunit ClpP, with protein sequence MNLIPTVIEQTNRGERAYDIYSRLLKDRIIMLGSAIDDNVANSIVAQLLFLEAEDPEKDVSIYINSPGGSITAGMAIYDTMQFIKPDIQTICIGMAASMGSFLLTAGTKGKRYALPNAEVMIHQPLGGAQGQATEIEIAAKRILFLREKLNTILSERTGQPVEVIAKDTDRDNFMTAERAKEYGLIDHIITRSDMKDLTK encoded by the coding sequence ATGAATTTAATACCTACAGTTATTGAGCAAACGAATCGCGGGGAACGCGCATACGACATTTATTCCCGTCTCTTGAAAGACCGGATCATTATGCTGGGAAGCGCGATCGATGACAATGTCGCAAACTCCATTGTAGCACAACTTCTATTCTTGGAAGCGGAAGATCCAGAAAAAGATGTCTCTATCTACATCAACAGCCCGGGCGGCAGCATCACAGCCGGAATGGCAATCTATGACACGATGCAATTCATCAAACCGGACATCCAAACAATTTGTATCGGGATGGCGGCTTCTATGGGATCGTTCCTTTTGACGGCGGGTACAAAAGGCAAGCGGTATGCATTGCCGAACGCTGAAGTTATGATTCACCAGCCACTTGGTGGTGCACAAGGTCAAGCGACTGAAATTGAAATTGCGGCAAAACGCATTCTCTTCCTTCGCGAAAAACTAAACACCATCCTATCCGAGCGCACAGGCCAACCGGTCGAAGTCATCGCGAAAGATACAGACCGCGACAACTTCATGACAGCAGAGCGTGCAAAAGAGTATGGTCTCATTGACCACATCATCACAAGAAGCGATATGAAAGACCTGACTAAATAA
- the gap gene encoding type I glyceraldehyde-3-phosphate dehydrogenase, with amino-acid sequence MTLKMAINGFGRIGRVVFREAIAHDDIEIVAVNDLTDAAMLAHLLKYDSVHGIFDAEVGSDENHLVVNGKKIRVYAEKDPSALPWKELNVDVVIESTGVFRDQKGLQKHIDAGAKKVILSSPAKGDIKTLVMGVNHKDYDAASDHIVSNASCTTNCLAPVVKVLNDEFGVKRGMMTTVHSYTNDQRILDLPHEDYRRARAAAESMIPTTTGAASAVTKVIPELKGKLDGMAVRVPTPNVSLVDFVAEVGKEVTVEEVNAALKNASENELKGFLYYNEIPLVSRDYNGNTASSTVDGLSTMVLDGNMVKVISWYDNESGYSARCIDLALYMQQQGF; translated from the coding sequence ATGACACTGAAAATGGCGATTAACGGATTTGGACGAATTGGTAGAGTGGTATTTCGGGAAGCAATAGCACATGACGATATCGAAATCGTCGCTGTCAACGATTTGACAGATGCTGCAATGTTGGCGCATCTGCTCAAGTATGACTCGGTGCACGGAATTTTCGATGCAGAAGTTGGATCGGATGAAAATCATCTCGTCGTCAACGGCAAAAAAATCCGTGTCTATGCGGAAAAAGATCCTTCTGCTTTGCCTTGGAAAGAGCTTAATGTGGACGTAGTTATCGAATCAACAGGCGTATTCCGCGACCAAAAAGGGCTTCAAAAGCATATCGATGCAGGAGCAAAAAAAGTCATCCTTTCGTCTCCGGCAAAAGGCGACATCAAAACATTGGTGATGGGCGTAAACCACAAGGATTACGACGCAGCGTCCGACCATATCGTGTCCAATGCATCTTGTACGACAAACTGCTTGGCACCAGTAGTTAAAGTATTAAACGACGAATTTGGCGTGAAACGCGGCATGATGACGACAGTTCACTCGTACACTAATGACCAGCGTATACTGGACTTGCCGCATGAAGATTACCGCCGTGCGCGCGCTGCTGCAGAATCCATGATTCCTACAACAACAGGCGCCGCATCTGCTGTAACGAAGGTTATCCCTGAATTAAAAGGGAAGTTGGATGGCATGGCAGTCCGTGTTCCAACTCCAAACGTGTCCCTTGTCGATTTTGTGGCGGAAGTCGGTAAAGAAGTAACAGTGGAAGAAGTCAATGCCGCATTGAAAAACGCTTCTGAGAATGAATTGAAAGGCTTCTTATACTATAATGAGATCCCGCTTGTGTCCCGCGACTATAACGGAAACACAGCATCTTCCACAGTCGATGGCCTGTCGACAATGGTGCTTGACGGCAATATGGTGAAAGTCATTTCGTGGTACGACAATGAATCAGGATACTCTGCACGCTGCATCGACTTGGCATTATACATGCAGCAACAAGGGTTCTAA
- the pgk gene encoding phosphoglycerate kinase codes for MSKQTMKDIELGGKRVFCRVDFNVPMEDGAITDDTRIRAAIPTIEYLTGQGAKVILASHLGRPKGEVKEEFRLTAAGERLSQLIGKPVTKLDESIGSAVEEAIASMQDGDILLLENVRFHPGEEKNDSELAKQFAALADLFVNDAFGAAHRAHASTAGIADYLPAVSGLLLEKELDVLGKALSDPDRPFTAIIGGAKVKDKIGVIDHLLDKVDNLLIGGGLSYTFSKAQGYDTGNSLLEEDKIELAASFIQKAKDKGVNLYLPIDAVIADEFSADANVKTVKIDAMPAGWMGLDIGPETAALYAKVIEQSKLVIWNGPMGVFEMEPFSQGTKQVAEAMARTEAYTVIGGGDSAAAVEKFGVADQMDHISTGGGASLEFMEGKELPGVSALNDK; via the coding sequence ATGTCCAAACAGACGATGAAAGATATAGAACTAGGTGGCAAACGAGTTTTTTGCCGGGTTGATTTCAATGTGCCGATGGAGGATGGAGCGATTACGGATGATACGAGAATCCGTGCGGCCATCCCGACAATCGAATATTTAACCGGCCAAGGGGCCAAAGTCATTTTAGCAAGCCACCTCGGCCGCCCGAAAGGCGAAGTGAAAGAGGAATTTAGACTGACAGCGGCAGGGGAACGACTATCCCAATTGATCGGAAAGCCGGTAACGAAGCTGGATGAATCTATCGGATCAGCTGTCGAAGAAGCAATCGCTTCTATGCAGGACGGAGACATCCTGTTGCTTGAAAACGTTCGGTTCCATCCGGGCGAAGAAAAGAATGACTCTGAACTTGCCAAACAATTTGCCGCACTTGCGGACCTGTTCGTCAACGATGCGTTTGGCGCTGCACACCGTGCGCATGCATCAACTGCCGGCATCGCAGACTACTTACCGGCTGTTTCCGGATTGCTGCTGGAAAAGGAATTGGACGTGCTTGGGAAAGCATTATCCGATCCGGACCGGCCGTTCACCGCAATTATTGGCGGAGCGAAAGTAAAGGATAAAATCGGAGTCATCGACCACCTGCTTGATAAAGTCGATAATTTATTAATTGGCGGCGGACTCTCTTATACATTCTCAAAAGCGCAAGGGTACGACACAGGCAACTCGCTTTTAGAAGAAGATAAAATAGAACTGGCAGCTTCGTTTATTCAAAAAGCAAAAGACAAGGGCGTCAATTTGTATTTGCCGATCGACGCGGTCATTGCGGATGAATTCTCTGCGGATGCCAACGTGAAAACTGTTAAAATTGATGCCATGCCTGCCGGCTGGATGGGACTTGATATCGGGCCTGAAACGGCAGCGCTTTATGCAAAAGTAATCGAACAATCAAAATTGGTCATTTGGAACGGGCCGATGGGCGTGTTCGAAATGGAGCCGTTCTCTCAGGGGACAAAACAAGTTGCCGAAGCAATGGCCCGGACGGAAGCGTATACCGTCATTGGCGGCGGAGATTCCGCAGCAGCTGTTGAAAAGTTCGGTGTGGCGGATCAAATGGATCATATATCCACAGGCGGCGGCGCATCATTGGAATTCATGGAAGGCAAAGAACTTCCGGGCGTATCCGCGTTAAACGACAAGTGA
- the tpiA gene encoding triose-phosphate isomerase — MRKPIIAGNWKMYKTMGEAKTFVDEVKGKLPASEVDAVICSPALYLAELVQMAKGTPLSIGAQTMHDKEEGAFTGEVSPAMLADLGVAHVILGHSERRQYYNETDESVNLKVKAAFAHQLTPIVCVGETLEEREAGQTVSRVSDQVKKAFLDIEGKDAANAVIAYEPIWAIGTGKTATADDANEVCKEIRAAIAALYDQEIADSIRIQYGGSVKPENIVELLSKEHIDGALVGGASLDPASFLKLVEAGVHE; from the coding sequence GTGCGGAAACCAATCATAGCAGGAAACTGGAAAATGTATAAGACGATGGGGGAAGCGAAAACCTTTGTCGACGAAGTGAAAGGCAAGCTGCCAGCTTCGGAAGTCGATGCGGTCATCTGCTCGCCGGCTCTCTATTTGGCAGAGCTCGTCCAAATGGCGAAGGGCACCCCTCTCTCCATCGGTGCCCAAACGATGCACGACAAGGAAGAAGGCGCGTTCACGGGCGAAGTGAGCCCGGCTATGCTTGCTGACCTTGGCGTCGCACATGTCATATTAGGTCACTCGGAACGCCGGCAATATTACAATGAAACCGACGAATCGGTGAACCTGAAAGTGAAAGCTGCTTTTGCCCATCAATTAACACCGATCGTCTGTGTCGGCGAAACATTGGAAGAGCGGGAAGCAGGCCAAACGGTCAGCCGCGTATCAGATCAAGTGAAAAAGGCTTTCCTTGATATCGAAGGAAAAGACGCAGCCAACGCCGTCATCGCCTACGAACCCATCTGGGCAATCGGCACAGGGAAAACAGCGACTGCCGATGACGCGAATGAAGTATGTAAAGAAATTCGTGCCGCCATCGCAGCATTATACGATCAGGAGATCGCAGACAGCATCCGTATCCAATATGGCGGCAGTGTGAAACCTGAAAATATCGTCGAGCTTCTGTCGAAGGAGCATATCGACGGCGCACTTGTGGGCGGAGCGAGCCTGGATCCGGCATCCTTCTTGAAATTGGTGGAGGCGGGCGTCCATGAGTAA
- a CDS encoding glutaredoxin family protein, whose amino-acid sequence MHVTFYTRPGCHLCEDTEAMMKLAQEDVPLTWTTVNIEEDDQAHEKYMLMIPVIEKDGEVLLYGSIGYIDILNLFEK is encoded by the coding sequence ATGCATGTCACATTTTACACAAGACCGGGCTGTCATTTATGTGAGGACACGGAAGCGATGATGAAGCTGGCGCAGGAAGATGTCCCGCTTACCTGGACGACAGTCAACATTGAGGAAGACGACCAGGCACACGAGAAGTATATGCTGATGATCCCGGTGATCGAGAAAGATGGCGAGGTTTTATTGTACGGATCGATCGGTTATATTGACATATTAAATTTGTTTGAAAAATGA
- a CDS encoding HPr family phosphocarrier protein, with product MVEKTVEVKMKTGLQARQAALFVQEANRFSSDVFLKKDERQVNAKSIMGIMSLAVARGTSITLMADGVDEEKAIDTLSELVEKEN from the coding sequence ATGGTGGAAAAAACAGTCGAAGTGAAAATGAAAACCGGTTTGCAGGCAAGACAGGCGGCCTTGTTTGTCCAAGAGGCCAATCGCTTCTCGTCGGACGTATTTTTAAAGAAGGACGAGCGCCAAGTAAACGCCAAAAGCATCATGGGTATCATGAGCCTGGCAGTTGCAAGAGGGACTTCTATCACATTGATGGCGGATGGCGTAGACGAAGAGAAAGCCATTGATACGCTTTCAGAATTAGTCGAGAAGGAAAACTGA
- a CDS encoding sugar-binding transcriptional regulator, which produces MNSDFLEAQRKLVPEMMDLMQQRYSALKLIEMSGPIGRRQLGQVARLSEREARNVLEALRDAGLIRIEKEGATVTEEGRQMLSSLRTSMDDWSGRNTLARYLEQTIGIRKVIVVPGDSDVTSSVKAVIGKEAAEQFISLIGDGEIVAVTGGSSVAAIPPHIAKFPEADRLRFVAARGGVGEDIGTQANVISALFAQACGATYSTFYYPETLSEEAHEVFRKEPAALEMMALYEKTDCVLHGIGDAKKMAAMRNSSKEELEMLEQGKALGEAFGYYFDENGNVVYRLRTVGIQTEQLEHVPLLIAVAGGASKAAAILAYMASAPRQTILVTDEGAAAEMQRIVRTNT; this is translated from the coding sequence TTGAACTCGGATTTCCTCGAGGCGCAACGGAAGCTTGTGCCTGAAATGATGGATCTCATGCAACAGAGATATAGTGCACTAAAATTGATAGAAATGAGCGGGCCGATCGGGAGGCGGCAGCTGGGCCAAGTGGCGAGGCTGTCGGAACGGGAGGCACGCAATGTGCTGGAGGCTCTTCGGGATGCGGGCTTGATCCGCATTGAGAAGGAAGGGGCCACTGTGACAGAGGAAGGCAGACAGATGCTGTCCTCGTTGCGTACTAGTATGGATGATTGGTCGGGACGCAATACGCTCGCCCGATATTTGGAGCAAACCATCGGCATCCGGAAAGTGATTGTTGTCCCCGGCGACTCCGATGTCACATCTTCGGTTAAAGCGGTAATCGGCAAAGAGGCAGCGGAGCAATTCATTTCCTTGATCGGCGACGGTGAAATCGTGGCGGTGACGGGCGGCAGTTCGGTTGCGGCGATTCCGCCTCATATTGCGAAATTCCCTGAAGCCGATCGGTTGCGGTTTGTCGCAGCCAGAGGAGGCGTCGGGGAGGATATCGGTACGCAGGCGAATGTCATCTCGGCTTTATTTGCCCAAGCTTGCGGCGCGACCTATAGCACGTTCTATTACCCGGAGACGCTGAGCGAAGAAGCGCATGAGGTGTTCCGAAAAGAACCTGCCGCGCTGGAGATGATGGCGTTATACGAGAAGACGGATTGCGTCCTGCATGGGATCGGCGATGCGAAAAAGATGGCGGCGATGCGAAATTCGTCGAAAGAGGAATTGGAAATGCTCGAACAGGGGAAAGCTCTTGGAGAGGCATTCGGTTATTATTTCGATGAAAACGGAAACGTGGTGTATCGTTTGCGGACGGTTGGCATCCAGACCGAACAATTGGAACATGTCCCGCTGTTAATTGCGGTGGCAGGCGGCGCAAGCAAAGCAGCTGCGATCTTAGCCTATATGGCAAGCGCACCTCGGCAAACGATCTTAGTGACCGACGAAGGGGCAGCCGCTGAAATGCAAAGGATAGTACGTACAAATACTTAA
- a CDS encoding LemA family protein: protein MKKILGPIAVIVGIIVLLGIILVPSYNKFVNLEEDVDQSYAQVENQLQRRLDLIPNLVNTVKGYASHEKEVMTEIAEARSRLAGATGPEEQAAADADLTSALGRLLVVVENYPELKADKQFTQLMDELAGTENRIGVARKDYNDVVATYNRQTKRFPGKLVASIFGFDEKEYFKADPAASEAPKVDFGDDKD from the coding sequence ATGAAAAAGATACTAGGACCGATAGCAGTCATTGTCGGAATCATTGTCTTGCTCGGTATCATACTCGTGCCGAGTTACAATAAGTTTGTCAATTTGGAAGAAGACGTCGATCAATCGTATGCCCAAGTAGAAAACCAATTGCAGCGAAGGCTGGATTTGATTCCAAACTTGGTCAACACAGTGAAAGGGTACGCGAGCCATGAAAAAGAAGTCATGACCGAAATCGCAGAAGCCCGCTCCCGTTTGGCTGGCGCCACAGGGCCCGAAGAGCAAGCGGCGGCTGACGCCGACCTGACTAGCGCCCTTGGCCGACTGCTCGTCGTCGTTGAAAACTATCCAGAATTAAAGGCTGACAAACAGTTCACCCAACTGATGGATGAACTCGCCGGCACAGAAAACCGGATCGGCGTTGCACGCAAAGACTACAACGACGTGGTGGCTACCTACAACCGCCAAACCAAGCGCTTCCCAGGGAAACTCGTCGCCTCCATTTTCGGCTTCGATGAAAAAGAATATTTCAAAGCAGACCCAGCTGCAAGCGAAGCGCCTAAAGTCGACTTTGGAGATGACAAAGACTGA